In Silene latifolia isolate original U9 population chromosome 3, ASM4854445v1, whole genome shotgun sequence, a single window of DNA contains:
- the LOC141649849 gene encoding uncharacterized protein LOC141649849, translating to MASSTIYHARSISLPSRPHPVVEQLDEQLTRLRSSQSTSTSSSVSHSLDNLTNLYSSVDEFLQLPLNQQILFHTQNAKWVDQVLDGSLRLLDICSAARDALQLSRERLQDVQSALRRRCSGELTITSEAIEYSNTRRSVKKALKKCLKNHKSGSEQKDEAHATVNMLKDVQAVTADTLKSLVSYIVGSQKSGWSVVSKLINKNNNKELATSNEFDDVDATLNSLICQKKSGISSSQTENLTYQISELESEIQDFDEALECLFRHLVKTRATLLNIFSY from the coding sequence atGGCTTCTTCAACAATTTACCATGCTCGATCCATCAGTTTACCATCAAGGCCTCATCCGGTTGTTGAACAGCTCGATGAGCAGTTAACCAGATTGAGATCATCTCAATCAACATCAACTTCTTCATCCGTAAGCCACAGTTTAGATAACCTTACAAATTTATATTCTTCGGTTGATGAATTCCTTCAACTACCACTTAATCAACAAATATTATTCCACACCCAAAATGCAAAATGGGTCGACCAAGTCTTGGATGGATCTCTAAGACTCCTAGACATTTGCAGCGCAGCTAGGGACGCATTGCAACTGTCTAGAGAACGTCTCCAGGATGTACAGTCAGCTCTTCGAAGAAGATGCAGTGGCGAGTTAACCATCACAAGCGAAGCTATTGAATACTCGAACACCAGGAGATCAGTCAAGAAGGCACTCAAGAAGTGCCTGAAAAATCATAAATCAGGATCCGAGCAGAAAGACGAGGCCCATGCTACTGTCAACATGCTTAAAGATGTTCAAGCTGTCACAGCTGATACCTTGAAGTCCTTGGTGTCTTACATTGTTGGTTCACAGAAAAGTGGATGGTCTGTTGTCTCCAAATTGATCAACAAGAATAACAACAAAGAACTAGCAACCAGTAATGAATTCGATGATGTTGATGCAACTCTTAACTCACTGATCTGTCAGAAGAAAAGCGGAATTAGTTCGTCACAAACTGAGAATTTGACATATCAGATTTCAGAATTAGAGTCAGAAATCCAAGATTTTGATGAAGCATTAGAGTGCTTGTTCAGGCATCTTGTTAAAACTAGAGCAACTCTTCTCAACATCTTTAGTTACTAA
- the LOC141649850 gene encoding uncharacterized protein LOC141649850, with the protein MASSTIYHVRSISLPSRPHPVAEQLDEQLSRLRSSQSTSTSSSVNHGLNDLEDLYSSVDEFLQLPLNQQSLSQTQNTKWVDQILDGSLRLLDICSTSRDALQLTRDRLQDVQSALRRRCSGDLTITSEAIEYLNTRRSVKKAMKKCLKNIKPATELKDESHATVSLLKDVQAMTADTFQSLVSYIAGSQKSGWSVVAKLISKNTNKESKSSNVFDDVDATLNSLICHKKSGISSSQMDELRSQILKLETEIQDVEEALECLFRNLVKTRATLLNIFSY; encoded by the coding sequence atggCTTCTTCAACAATTTACCACGTTCGTTCAATCAGTTTACCATCAAGGCCTCACCCAGTTGCAGAGCAACTCGATGAGCAGTTGTCCAGATTGAGGTCATCTCAATCTACATCTACTTCATCATCCGTAAACCACGGCTTAAATGATCTAGAAGATTTGTATTCCTCTGTCGATGAATTCCTTCAACTACCGCTTAATCAACAATCCCTATCCCAAACCCAAAATACAAAATGGGTCGATCAGATCTTAGATGGATCCCTAAGGCTTTTAGACATTTGCAGCACATCAAGGGACGCACTGCAATTGACTAGGGATCGCCTTCAAGATGTACAGTCAGCCCTTCGAAGAAGGTGCAGTGGCGACTTAACCATTACGAGCGAAGCTATTGAATACTTGAACACTAGGAGATCAGTCAAGAAGGCCATGAAGAAGTGCCTGAAAAATATCAAACCAGCAACTGAACTAAAAGACGAGAGCCATGCCACAGTCAGCTTGCTAAAAGATGTTCAAGCAATGACAGCTGATACGTTCCAGTCCTTAGTGTCTTACATTGCTGGTTCACAGAAAAGCGGATGGTCAGTTGTCGCGAAATTAATCAGCAAGAATACTAACAAGGAATCAAAATCCAGCAACGTATTTGACGATGTTGATGCAACTCTGAACTCGCTGATCTGTCACAAGAAAAGCGGGATTTCCTCATCACAAATGGACGAGTTGAGAAGTCAGATACTGAAATTAGAGACAGAAATCCAAGATGTCGAAGAAGCATTAGAGTGTTTGTTTAGGAATCTTGTTAAAACTAGAGCAACTCTTCTTAACATCTTTAGTTACTAG
- the LOC141649851 gene encoding uncharacterized protein LOC141649851: protein MASSTIYHARSISLPSRPHPVAEQLDEQLNRLRSSQCTSTSSSVSHSLNDLTDLYTSVDEFLQLSLNQQTLSHNQNAIDQVLDASLRLLDICSSSRDALQQSRELLQDVQSALRRRCSGELSITSEATKYLNTSRSVKKGIKKCQKNLKPTTELKEEANATVTLLKDVQAMTADTLKFVVSYIAGSQKSGWSVVAKLINKNNNEVATSSLFDDVDATLNSLICQKKSGISSSQIENLTSQILKLETEIQDVDEALESLFRHLVKTRATLLNIVSY from the coding sequence atggCTTCTTCCACAATTTACCATGCTCGTTCAATCAGTTTACCATCAAGGCCTCACCCAGTTGCTGAGCAACTCGATGAGCAGTTGAACCGCTTGAGGTCATCTCAATGTACATCTACTTCATCATCCGTAAGCCACAGTCTAAACGACCTTACAGATTTATACACGTCTGTCGATGAATTTCTTCAGCTATCCCTTAATCAACAAACCCTATCCCACAACCAAAATGCAATCGACCAGGTCTTGGATGCATCTCTAAGGCTCCTAGACATTTGTAGTTCGTCTAGGGACGCACTACAACAATCTAGGGAACTCCTTCAAGATGTTCAGTCAGCACTCCGTAGAAGGTGCAGCGGTGAGCTAAGCATCACAAGCGAAGCTACTAAATACTTGAACACCAGCAGATCGGTTAAGAAGGGTATCAAGAAGTGCCAGAAAAATCTTAAACCAACAACTGAACTAAAAGAAGAGGCCAATGCTACTGTCACCTTGCTAAAAGACGTTCAGGCAATGACAGCCGATACTTTGAAGTTCGTAGTGTCTTACATTGCTGGTTCACAGAAAAGTGGATGGTCAGTTGTCGCAAAATTGATCAACAAGAATAACAACGAAGTAGCAACCagcagtttatttgatgatgttGATGCAACTCTTAACTCACTGATCTGTCAGAAGAAAAGCGGCATTAGTTCATCGCAAATAGAGAATTTGACAAGTCAGATTTTGAAATTAGAGACAGAAATTCAAGATGTTGATGAAGCATTAGAATCCTTATTTAGACATCTTGTTAAAACTAGAGCCACTCTTCTCAACATTGTTAGTTATTAG